The following coding sequences lie in one Capnocytophaga stomatis genomic window:
- a CDS encoding cytochrome ubiquinol oxidase subunit I, whose translation MEDMILYNRLQFAFTITFHYLFPQLTMGLSLMIVYFKWKFLRTNDVAYNDAAKFWMKIFALNFAMGVVTGIPMEFQFGTNWAKFSELTGGIIGQTLAMEGMFSFFLESSFLGMFLFGEKLLGHKLHFLAGFLVFLGSWASGFLIIATHSWMQHPVGYEILANGKFVLNNFSALFDNPWLWPSYLHNQAGSLVTSSFFVTAVGAFYLLNNKHSKYGKLFVKNGVIFGVISAVLVAFPTGDLAAKNVAKYQPVTFAGMEGIFETEKAGAEIILIGQPDMQNKKIDNKIAVPNVLSFLTHHRWDAEIKGLNDFDPSLHPTNVPGLYYAYHIMVGLGTIFIGVMAFAAFLLWKKRLFRTRWLLWALMMLLPFPYIANTAGWYTAELGRQPWLVYNLMRTAEGVSPTVSSGNTLFTFLGFVGLYLLLGLLFILLVFKIVNKGPETKIQLNN comes from the coding sequence ATGGAAGATATGATTTTGTACAATCGATTGCAATTTGCTTTCACAATCACCTTTCATTATTTGTTTCCGCAACTAACGATGGGACTTTCATTGATGATTGTTTATTTCAAGTGGAAGTTTCTCAGAACCAATGATGTTGCTTACAATGATGCGGCAAAATTTTGGATGAAAATCTTTGCCTTGAACTTTGCAATGGGAGTGGTTACAGGTATTCCGATGGAGTTTCAGTTTGGAACGAATTGGGCGAAATTCTCCGAGCTTACAGGCGGGATTATTGGGCAAACGCTGGCAATGGAAGGAATGTTTTCTTTCTTTTTGGAATCTTCTTTTTTAGGAATGTTCCTCTTTGGAGAGAAATTACTTGGGCATAAGCTTCATTTTCTCGCCGGATTTTTGGTGTTTTTAGGGTCTTGGGCAAGCGGATTTCTCATAATAGCAACCCATTCGTGGATGCAGCACCCAGTAGGTTACGAAATTCTTGCCAACGGAAAATTTGTATTGAACAATTTTTCTGCCCTGTTTGATAATCCTTGGTTGTGGCCTTCATATTTACACAATCAGGCAGGGTCGCTCGTTACGAGTTCTTTTTTCGTGACGGCGGTTGGGGCTTTTTATCTGCTCAATAACAAACATAGCAAGTATGGAAAATTATTTGTTAAAAACGGAGTTATTTTCGGAGTTATTTCGGCTGTTTTGGTTGCTTTCCCAACGGGAGATTTAGCAGCTAAAAATGTAGCTAAATATCAACCGGTTACCTTTGCAGGAATGGAAGGGATTTTTGAAACTGAAAAAGCAGGTGCGGAAATTATCCTCATCGGGCAGCCCGATATGCAAAACAAAAAAATTGATAACAAAATAGCTGTACCTAACGTACTTAGCTTTTTAACACATCATCGTTGGGACGCCGAAATAAAAGGTTTGAACGATTTTGACCCATCACTTCACCCAACAAATGTTCCCGGTTTGTATTATGCTTATCATATTATGGTCGGTTTGGGAACTATTTTTATTGGGGTTATGGCTTTTGCTGCTTTCTTACTTTGGAAGAAGCGACTTTTCCGAACAAGGTGGTTACTTTGGGCTTTGATGATGTTACTTCCGTTTCCGTACATTGCCAATACGGCTGGTTGGTACACTGCTGAACTTGGCAGACAACCTTGGCTTGTTTACAATTTAATGCGAACTGCGGAAGGTGTTTCGCCTACGGTTTCCTCTGGAAATACGTTGTTTACATTCCTCGGATTTGTAGGGCTTTACCTGCTTTTGGGCTTACTTTTTATTCTTTTAGTATTCAAAATTGTTAATAAAGGACCTGAAACAAAAATTCAGCTAAATAACTAA
- a CDS encoding DUF3109 family protein, translated as MIQIGETIISEDIIENDFVCNLNACAGACCIEGDAGAPVEESELKILEKVYDKVAPYLTTKGTQSIEKQGVYVKGEDGEWETPLIDGGECAYVIRNEKGWALCAIEQAYNDGKIDWKKPISCHLYPIRLQEYTSFTAVNYNRWQICDDACSLGKELQVPVYKFVKEALIRKFGEEWYKELELIAEYLKTETKKTRK; from the coding sequence ATGATACAAATCGGTGAAACCATAATCTCTGAAGATATTATTGAGAATGATTTTGTTTGTAATCTAAATGCTTGTGCAGGAGCTTGTTGTATAGAAGGCGATGCAGGGGCACCTGTGGAAGAAAGTGAACTCAAAATATTAGAAAAAGTTTACGATAAAGTAGCTCCGTATCTTACTACAAAAGGAACGCAATCAATTGAAAAACAAGGAGTTTATGTGAAAGGAGAAGATGGAGAATGGGAGACTCCACTCATTGATGGAGGAGAGTGTGCTTACGTAATCCGAAATGAGAAAGGATGGGCTTTGTGTGCTATAGAACAGGCTTACAACGATGGTAAAATTGATTGGAAGAAGCCGATTTCTTGCCATTTGTATCCAATTCGTTTACAGGAATATACTTCTTTTACGGCGGTAAATTACAATCGTTGGCAAATTTGTGACGATGCTTGCAGTTTAGGAAAAGAACTTCAGGTTCCGGTGTATAAGTTTGTAAAAGAGGCTCTTATCAGAAAATTTGGAGAAGAATGGTACAAAGAATTGGAGCTAATTGCAGAGTATTTGAAAACCGAAACTAAAAAAACAAGAAAATAG
- a CDS encoding 30S ribosomal protein S16, which produces MPVKIRLQRHGKKGKPFYWVVAADSRAKRDGKFLEKIGTYNPISNPAQIELNIDAAVKWLKNGAQPTETARRILSYKGVLLKYHLLGGVAKGALTMEQAEAKFNAWLEEKAGKISSKEEKLAKDKASAKASALAAEKEVNEKRKNAAAAKAVEATEEVADAEVANEENNETEA; this is translated from the coding sequence ATGCCAGTAAAAATCAGATTACAAAGACACGGAAAAAAAGGTAAACCATTCTACTGGGTGGTTGCAGCTGATTCTCGTGCAAAAAGAGATGGTAAATTCCTTGAAAAAATAGGAACTTACAACCCTATTTCAAATCCTGCTCAAATTGAATTAAACATTGACGCAGCAGTGAAATGGTTGAAAAACGGAGCTCAACCTACGGAAACAGCTCGCAGAATCCTTTCTTACAAAGGTGTTTTATTAAAATATCACCTTTTGGGTGGTGTTGCTAAAGGAGCTTTGACTATGGAGCAAGCCGAAGCTAAATTCAACGCTTGGTTGGAAGAAAAAGCCGGAAAAATTTCTTCAAAAGAAGAAAAATTAGCAAAAGACAAAGCTTCTGCAAAAGCAAGTGCATTGGCAGCTGAGAAAGAAGTCAATGAAAAACGTAAAAATGCAGCTGCAGCAAAAGCTGTTGAGGCAACAGAAGAAGTTGCTGATGCAGAGGTAGCAAACGAAGAGAACAACGAAACTGAAGCTTAA
- the rimM gene encoding ribosome maturation factor RimM (Essential for efficient processing of 16S rRNA) — MTLKDCFYVGTIVSKFSFKGEVLVKLDSDDPELYENLESVFIALGNNLVPFFVEKCSLHKSDLLRIKFEDIENESDADALLKHKLYLPLSFLPKLTGNKFYYHEIIGFTMEDVEYGYVGKIIGVNDSTSQALFEVENNDKEILIPMNDEFIEKVDRENKKIIVKTPEGLIDLYLD; from the coding sequence ATGACTTTGAAAGATTGTTTTTATGTAGGAACAATTGTATCAAAATTCAGTTTTAAAGGGGAAGTTTTGGTAAAATTAGACTCTGACGACCCCGAATTGTACGAAAATTTGGAATCAGTATTTATTGCCTTAGGCAATAATCTGGTTCCTTTTTTTGTTGAAAAATGTTCCTTACACAAATCTGACTTATTGCGAATTAAATTTGAAGACATTGAAAATGAGTCAGATGCCGATGCTTTGTTAAAACATAAACTTTACTTGCCTCTCTCCTTTCTTCCAAAATTAACCGGAAATAAATTCTACTATCACGAAATTATCGGATTTACAATGGAAGATGTAGAATACGGTTATGTTGGAAAAATTATTGGTGTAAACGACAGCACTTCACAAGCCTTATTTGAAGTGGAAAATAATGACAAAGAAATCCTCATTCCAATGAATGACGAATTTATTGAGAAAGTGGACAGAGAAAACAAAAAAATCATTGTAAAAACTCCTGAAGGCTTAATTGATTTATACCTTGATTAG
- a CDS encoding sodium:solute symporter family transporter — protein MRKNYYPIVFFILFFFGMVFSLKAQQEKSINQLKQSVVWNSNSLKEKQFHEGLAGTYFGKHKQFFILAGGSYFPNEKPWQGGKKEFSKTVFVFETLADGKLSVVYQGEDLPEAIAEGTCISLPEGLLCIGGQTPNGISAKTFLISYENKKIKITNLPDLPTAVKSAAATSNLSQVYVVGGQTIDGNSSQQFIKLDINNSEKGWQKLPDYPKNVSGAAAVAQQDGEEISVFVFGGRSRNNADITAFYSDVYQFKPSKNQWIDKKNIQNSKGNLPLAVSTATKVGASSILLFGGDTGLVFNKVEKAINDGNTELRNELWKNHQGFEKEILVYNTITDEWFTLGKADNTVAVASAFYDAQNQDIYIAGGEQKPGIRSSLITKLSLSKGEGFGWLNYAVLALYFIGMLWLGFFFMKNNNNTEDYFKGGGRIPWWAVGVSIFATMLSAITFISIPAKTYATDWRMLMFNMTIILAVPIIIRFFLPFFLRFKLDTAYQYLEIRFNRPIRWVASAFFTFFMISRIAIVLFLPSLALNIVTGFNIYYAILIMSFVTIIYSTSGGMEAVVWGDVIQGFILVGGAIAALVVMITGIEGGISEFWNTTMTFNKLDTFDFRFDFSQPVFWVVVFGGLANTLISYTSDQSVVQRYMSTVNEKATAKSIWLNGIVSVPVSILFFLLGTGLFAFYKSNPEQMSITDPNIDSIFPQFIVSQMPTGLSGLLIASIFAAAMSTLSSNINSVSAVITSDFYKTLFKNTSFKGQMTVARWSGVIVGLLGTGMAIILATWNIASLWDQFNTFLGLLTSGLGALFILGIFFPRVGSVAAFIGLVSGVIILYLVKSHTGLSFLLYGLIGMVSNIVIAFIFSLFIPNQKGIESITWKTRKK, from the coding sequence ATGAGAAAAAATTATTACCCAATCGTTTTTTTTATTCTTTTTTTCTTTGGTATGGTCTTTTCTTTAAAAGCACAGCAAGAAAAAAGCATCAACCAACTTAAACAATCCGTTGTTTGGAATAGTAACTCATTGAAAGAAAAGCAATTTCACGAAGGGCTAGCAGGGACTTACTTCGGAAAACACAAACAGTTTTTCATATTAGCAGGTGGTTCATATTTCCCGAATGAAAAACCTTGGCAAGGAGGTAAAAAAGAATTTTCCAAAACTGTTTTCGTATTTGAAACATTAGCTGACGGAAAATTATCGGTCGTTTATCAAGGAGAAGATTTACCCGAAGCCATAGCCGAAGGAACCTGTATTTCTCTTCCTGAAGGATTGCTTTGCATTGGAGGACAGACACCTAACGGAATTTCAGCAAAAACTTTTTTAATTTCTTACGAAAATAAAAAAATAAAAATTACAAACTTGCCAGATTTGCCAACAGCAGTAAAAAGTGCAGCAGCAACTTCTAACTTAAGTCAAGTGTATGTAGTTGGAGGACAAACCATTGATGGAAATTCCTCTCAGCAATTTATCAAATTGGATATAAACAATTCTGAAAAAGGCTGGCAAAAATTACCGGATTATCCGAAAAACGTTTCAGGAGCGGCAGCCGTTGCTCAACAAGATGGAGAGGAGATTTCAGTTTTTGTTTTTGGAGGAAGAAGTCGCAACAACGCTGATATTACTGCTTTTTACAGTGATGTTTATCAATTCAAACCTTCTAAAAATCAATGGATTGATAAAAAAAACATCCAAAATTCAAAAGGAAATTTACCTCTGGCAGTTTCAACGGCCACAAAAGTGGGAGCTTCAAGTATTTTGCTTTTTGGTGGAGATACAGGTCTTGTTTTCAATAAAGTAGAAAAAGCTATCAATGACGGAAACACAGAACTTCGTAACGAACTTTGGAAAAATCATCAAGGTTTTGAAAAAGAAATTTTGGTTTACAATACAATTACCGATGAATGGTTCACGTTGGGAAAAGCTGACAATACAGTAGCTGTGGCTTCCGCTTTTTATGATGCTCAAAATCAGGATATTTATATTGCCGGAGGAGAACAAAAACCGGGAATTCGCTCATCTTTAATTACTAAATTATCACTTTCAAAAGGAGAAGGCTTCGGTTGGCTAAATTACGCAGTATTAGCACTTTACTTTATCGGAATGTTGTGGCTTGGATTTTTCTTTATGAAAAACAATAACAACACCGAAGACTATTTCAAAGGTGGCGGACGTATCCCTTGGTGGGCGGTGGGTGTGAGTATTTTTGCTACTATGCTCAGTGCCATTACGTTCATTTCCATTCCAGCTAAAACTTACGCTACCGATTGGCGTATGTTGATGTTCAATATGACAATAATTTTGGCTGTTCCCATAATTATTCGCTTTTTTCTGCCTTTTTTCTTGCGTTTCAAACTCGATACGGCTTACCAATATTTAGAAATTCGATTTAATCGCCCAATTCGTTGGGTTGCATCGGCTTTCTTTACTTTTTTTATGATAAGCCGAATTGCCATCGTGCTTTTTTTACCTTCATTAGCGTTAAACATCGTTACCGGATTTAATATTTATTATGCCATTTTGATAATGAGTTTCGTAACTATCATATATTCAACGAGTGGCGGAATGGAAGCTGTGGTTTGGGGCGATGTTATTCAAGGGTTTATCTTGGTTGGAGGGGCTATCGCTGCTCTGGTAGTGATGATTACAGGAATTGAAGGTGGCATCAGTGAATTTTGGAATACAACAATGACTTTCAATAAATTAGACACGTTTGATTTCCGATTTGATTTTTCACAACCTGTTTTTTGGGTCGTAGTTTTCGGCGGACTTGCAAATACTTTGATTTCATACACCAGCGACCAATCGGTAGTGCAACGATATATGTCCACCGTGAATGAAAAAGCCACAGCCAAAAGTATTTGGCTCAATGGGATTGTAAGTGTGCCTGTAAGCATTTTGTTTTTCCTTCTCGGAACGGGGTTATTTGCGTTCTACAAATCCAATCCTGAACAAATGTCGATTACTGACCCTAATATCGATTCCATTTTCCCTCAATTCATTGTTTCACAAATGCCTACGGGATTATCAGGACTATTGATAGCTTCAATTTTTGCGGCTGCAATGAGTACTTTGTCATCAAACATCAATTCGGTTTCGGCGGTAATTACTTCCGATTTTTACAAAACTTTGTTCAAAAACACTTCATTCAAAGGGCAAATGACCGTAGCCCGATGGTCGGGAGTTATTGTTGGGTTATTAGGAACAGGAATGGCTATAATACTGGCTACGTGGAACATAGCTTCACTTTGGGACCAATTCAATACCTTCTTAGGATTGTTAACCAGCGGATTGGGAGCTTTGTTTATTTTAGGAATATTTTTCCCTCGTGTGGGCTCTGTTGCAGCTTTCATCGGGTTGGTTTCCGGCGTGATTATCCTCTATTTGGTAAAATCTCACACAGGACTTTCATTTCTGCTTTACGGACTCATTGGAATGGTTTCCAACATAGTTATTGCATTTATCTTCAGCTTGTTTATCCCGAATCAGAAAGGAATTGAATCAATCACTTGGAAAACAAGAAAGAAATAA
- a CDS encoding elongation factor G, producing the protein MDYNTNNIRNAVLLGHAGSGKTSLVETMLFESGATTRIGNIEEGNTISDFHEMEKEKKYSIFSSLMHVFWGNAKINFIDTPGFDDFIGEAISGLKVADTAVMVINAKEGIEVENELHKDYIEEFKTPTLFVINQLDHEKADFEKSLQEIKNTFGSKVVEVQFPYKLENGFNHIVDALRMTMYTFDSNGGKPKKEPIPTEVLERAKQIHNQLVEIAAEEEEGLMERYFEQGTLTEEELTKGLQLAMGKQNFFPVFCASAKENKGTGRIMGFIRDICPSPLQQPDKELQNGQTIAPDASLPTSIFIYKTLNEPQIGELSYFKVYSGTLKSGETLKNQMNGEDERINKIFVVNGKNRESVEALVAGDLGVTIKLKNSHTNNTLNGEGHHEIQIKKIKFPQMKIRMAVVPPSKSDFEKLTNALHIIQEEDPTFTLQYSPELKQTIIHGQGQMHFDVVKQRIKSLYNIDMELIRPKIPYRETISKAAEAQYRHKKQSGGAGQFAEVHLRIEPYDENAPLPTDLNVRKEELIELPWGGHLHFLWCIVGGSIDTRFISAIKKGIMTKMEEGPLTGSYCQNIRVSIFDGKMHPVDSNDIAFQLAASAGFSEAFKNASPKIMEPIYELEVLCDTVAMGDVMTDLQSRRAVITGIDNIRQYQQIKALVPIAEMYGYSTSLRSITQGKSKFNRYLWGYQVMNHEVQEKLLSSGITEVKN; encoded by the coding sequence ATGGATTATAATACAAATAATATTCGGAATGCTGTCTTGTTAGGGCACGCAGGAAGTGGAAAAACATCTTTGGTGGAAACAATGTTGTTTGAATCAGGAGCTACCACACGCATCGGAAACATTGAAGAAGGAAATACAATTTCTGATTTTCACGAAATGGAAAAAGAAAAGAAATACAGTATTTTCAGTTCATTGATGCACGTTTTTTGGGGAAATGCAAAAATTAATTTCATCGACACCCCTGGTTTTGATGATTTTATCGGAGAAGCTATCTCAGGATTAAAAGTTGCCGACACGGCGGTAATGGTAATCAATGCCAAAGAAGGAATTGAGGTTGAAAATGAGCTTCATAAAGATTATATTGAAGAATTTAAAACCCCTACCCTATTTGTAATCAATCAATTAGACCACGAAAAGGCTGACTTTGAAAAATCACTTCAAGAAATCAAAAACACTTTCGGAAGCAAAGTGGTTGAAGTTCAGTTCCCTTACAAATTGGAAAACGGATTCAACCACATCGTTGATGCGTTGCGTATGACAATGTACACTTTCGATTCCAACGGAGGAAAACCTAAAAAAGAACCTATTCCAACAGAAGTACTCGAACGAGCAAAACAAATTCACAATCAGCTTGTTGAAATAGCCGCTGAGGAAGAAGAAGGACTAATGGAACGCTATTTTGAGCAAGGAACATTAACCGAAGAAGAACTTACCAAAGGGCTTCAGTTGGCTATGGGAAAACAAAATTTCTTCCCTGTTTTCTGTGCTTCGGCAAAAGAAAATAAAGGAACCGGACGCATTATGGGTTTCATTCGTGATATTTGCCCTTCACCTTTGCAACAACCTGATAAAGAACTTCAAAACGGTCAAACAATCGCTCCCGATGCCTCTCTTCCTACAAGTATTTTTATCTACAAAACACTGAACGAACCACAAATTGGAGAACTCAGTTATTTCAAAGTATATAGCGGAACGCTCAAAAGCGGTGAAACGCTTAAAAATCAAATGAATGGCGAAGACGAACGCATAAATAAAATATTTGTAGTAAACGGAAAAAACAGAGAATCTGTAGAGGCGTTAGTCGCTGGTGATTTGGGAGTTACGATAAAACTCAAAAATTCACACACAAACAATACTTTGAATGGCGAAGGACATCACGAAATTCAAATCAAGAAGATAAAATTCCCTCAAATGAAAATTCGTATGGCGGTGGTTCCTCCTTCAAAATCGGATTTTGAAAAACTAACTAACGCCCTGCATATCATTCAGGAAGAAGACCCAACTTTCACTTTGCAATATTCGCCCGAACTGAAACAAACCATCATTCACGGACAAGGTCAAATGCACTTCGATGTGGTAAAACAACGCATCAAATCGTTATATAATATTGATATGGAACTTATTCGTCCGAAAATTCCGTATCGTGAAACCATTTCAAAAGCTGCTGAAGCTCAATATCGTCATAAAAAACAATCGGGTGGAGCGGGACAGTTTGCCGAAGTGCATTTACGCATTGAACCTTATGATGAAAATGCTCCTTTGCCTACTGATTTGAACGTTCGTAAGGAGGAACTTATCGAACTGCCTTGGGGCGGACATCTGCATTTCTTGTGGTGCATCGTGGGCGGAAGTATTGACACGCGTTTTATCAGTGCCATTAAAAAAGGAATAATGACCAAAATGGAAGAAGGACCTCTAACGGGTTCGTATTGCCAAAACATACGTGTAAGTATTTTCGACGGAAAAATGCATCCTGTTGATTCTAACGATATTGCGTTTCAGTTGGCGGCATCGGCAGGTTTTTCGGAAGCCTTCAAAAATGCCTCTCCGAAAATTATGGAACCCATTTACGAGTTGGAAGTGCTTTGCGATACCGTTGCGATGGGCGATGTAATGACCGATTTGCAAAGCCGAAGAGCCGTTATCACAGGGATTGACAATATTCGTCAATATCAGCAAATTAAGGCGTTAGTTCCAATTGCGGAAATGTACGGATATTCTACCTCGTTGCGTTCCATCACGCAAGGAAAATCGAAATTTAACCGTTATTTGTGGGGGTATCAGGTAATGAACCACGAAGTACAGGAGAAACTGCTGTCATCAGGAATTACAGAGGTTAAGAATTAG
- a CDS encoding sigma-54-dependent transcriptional regulator, producing the protein MSGKILIVDDNEDILFALNLLLQSYVEKIKVTTQPERIEHFMETFVPDVILLDMNFNKDSESGQEGLFWLKQIKKKDPNAVVVFITAYADTEKAVQAIKAGATDFIPKPWEKEKLLATISSAIALKKSKNEVSILKQQVEALESNRVMPEIIGESDAMLSLFNMIDKLKNTDANILILGENGTGKDLIANLLYCKSPLSEKPFVHIDLGSIPEQLFESELFGHEKGAFTDAKKEKKGRFELASGGTLFLDEIGNLSLAMQAKLLTAIEKKQIIRVGATTPIPINVRLICATNADIHQMVENGSFRQDLLYRINTIELHIPPLREREGDILLLAEHFLKKYNRKYKKEIRFISPQAQRKLKQYNWAGNVRELQHAMERAVILASGNSLLPDDFMLKPATNHKRNSEILNLELLEKRAIDSALKQCNGNMNQASELLGISRFALYRKIEKYENSD; encoded by the coding sequence ATGTCTGGAAAAATACTAATTGTTGATGATAATGAAGATATACTCTTCGCTTTGAATCTGTTATTACAGTCATATGTTGAAAAGATAAAAGTAACAACACAACCGGAACGCATTGAGCATTTTATGGAAACTTTCGTCCCGGATGTTATTCTGCTGGATATGAATTTCAATAAGGATTCAGAAAGTGGGCAAGAAGGGCTTTTTTGGTTGAAACAAATAAAAAAGAAAGATCCAAATGCCGTTGTTGTCTTTATCACTGCTTATGCCGACACGGAAAAAGCCGTTCAAGCCATCAAAGCGGGTGCCACGGATTTCATCCCGAAGCCTTGGGAAAAAGAAAAACTACTGGCAACCATATCTTCTGCCATTGCACTTAAAAAGAGTAAAAACGAAGTTTCCATCCTGAAACAACAGGTTGAAGCCTTGGAAAGCAATCGTGTAATGCCTGAAATTATTGGAGAAAGTGACGCTATGTTATCGCTTTTCAATATGATTGATAAGTTAAAAAATACTGATGCAAACATATTGATTTTGGGTGAAAACGGAACAGGGAAAGACCTGATAGCTAATCTGTTATATTGCAAATCTCCTCTTTCAGAAAAACCTTTTGTACACATTGATTTAGGAAGCATTCCTGAACAACTTTTTGAAAGTGAGCTTTTTGGACACGAAAAAGGAGCCTTTACCGATGCAAAAAAGGAGAAAAAAGGACGTTTTGAATTAGCTTCAGGAGGAACGCTTTTTCTTGATGAAATCGGAAATTTATCTCTCGCTATGCAGGCTAAATTACTGACAGCCATCGAAAAAAAGCAAATTATCCGAGTTGGGGCAACCACTCCCATTCCTATTAATGTAAGGCTAATTTGTGCCACGAATGCGGACATACATCAAATGGTAGAAAACGGCTCTTTCCGTCAGGACTTACTTTACCGAATTAATACCATTGAATTACACATTCCTCCTTTGCGAGAAAGAGAAGGAGATATTTTGTTACTTGCAGAACACTTTTTGAAAAAATACAATCGAAAGTATAAAAAAGAAATACGCTTTATATCGCCTCAAGCACAACGCAAACTCAAGCAGTACAATTGGGCGGGTAATGTTCGTGAGCTACAACACGCTATGGAACGTGCTGTGATTTTAGCTTCGGGAAATAGCTTGCTACCCGATGACTTTATGTTGAAACCTGCTACCAATCATAAAAGAAATTCTGAAATTTTGAATCTGGAACTTTTAGAAAAACGAGCTATTGATTCCGCATTAAAACAATGCAACGGCAATATGAATCAAGCTTCTGAGCTGTTAGGAATTTCACGATTTGCACTTTACCGAAAAATCGAAAAATATGAAAATTCAGACTAA
- a CDS encoding sensor histidine kinase, giving the protein MKIQTKYLFIIKIIANIFLSILGTWLFVQNFYFSAVFIWLSVVGISVSLYQDRQRLIDKMNRMIMSIRHSDFSYNFTNSKSKDEINNLHQEMNEALTAFRNRTQNLMMDETETKAWQKLISVLTHEIMNSIAPIISLSETLSEEKNHKEVSSTQYKTMHQAMEIIHKRSKGLLTFVENYRKLTRIPEPILQPIYLEQMLNSLQQLVASDKINFTYSVYPEKLTLNADRNMLEQVLINLLKNAHEAGKENTESKVNVTAAKIGNEVHISVKDNGCGISSEAIDKIFIPFYSTKTSGSGIGLSLCRQIMLRHNGKITVQSNEKGSIFTLIFK; this is encoded by the coding sequence ATGAAAATTCAGACTAAATATTTATTCATAATAAAAATAATTGCGAACATTTTCCTTTCAATCTTAGGAACTTGGCTATTTGTGCAGAATTTCTATTTTTCGGCAGTATTTATTTGGTTATCAGTTGTTGGAATATCCGTCTCACTTTATCAAGACCGTCAGCGTTTGATTGACAAAATGAACCGAATGATTATGAGTATTCGCCATTCCGATTTTTCATACAATTTCACAAATAGCAAATCCAAGGACGAAATCAACAACTTGCATCAAGAGATGAATGAAGCCCTTACTGCTTTCCGAAATCGTACACAAAACCTAATGATGGACGAAACAGAAACCAAAGCTTGGCAGAAATTAATCAGCGTTCTCACGCACGAAATTATGAATAGCATTGCTCCAATAATCTCGTTATCAGAAACTTTAAGTGAAGAAAAAAATCACAAAGAAGTAAGTTCTACTCAATACAAAACGATGCATCAAGCAATGGAAATCATTCACAAACGAAGCAAAGGTTTACTTACTTTCGTGGAAAATTATCGTAAACTTACACGAATTCCTGAACCTATTCTACAACCCATTTATTTAGAACAAATGCTAAATTCTTTGCAACAATTGGTGGCTTCTGATAAAATAAATTTCACATATTCTGTTTATCCTGAAAAACTTACGCTTAACGCCGACAGAAATATGTTAGAGCAGGTTCTTATCAACTTGCTGAAAAATGCTCACGAGGCTGGTAAAGAAAATACCGAATCCAAGGTAAATGTAACGGCTGCCAAAATAGGAAATGAAGTACATATTTCCGTGAAAGACAATGGTTGTGGGATTTCCTCCGAAGCAATTGACAAAATTTTCATTCCTTTTTATTCTACAAAAACAAGCGGTTCCGGAATAGGTTTAAGTCTTTGCAGACAAATTATGCTTCGGCACAACGGGAAAATAACAGTACAATCCAACGAAAAAGGAAGTATTTTCACTTTGATTTTTAAATAA